The sequence below is a genomic window from Flavobacterium lipolyticum.
TAGTATCGGAGCTTATATTTCCACCATTATAACACAAGGCGCAAATTTATCCCTAAGCAATAATAAACTCAATCTTAGTAAAAAGATAAAGATCGACAAAGGAACTTATGAATTAGGGACACTGCTAAATCTTCTTTTTGCTTCAGAATCAGTAAAATTTCTGGAGAGAGATGATAAAATAATTATTTACACCGTTTTGCGGGCTCCTGCCCCATTTACTATTAGTGGTTTTGTTTATGCAGGCGATAGTAAAGAAGCGCTACCCTACGCTACCGTACGGGTTTTAAACACAAACATTGCTGTTAATTGCAATGATTATGGCTACTATACACTAACATTACCCAAAAACAAGTACATCATAAATGCGAGTTATACCGGTTTTACTTCACAAACAGATACGATACTGGTAAACAAAACCATTAAAAAAAACTTCAATCTTACCATGGGACTATCCCTTGCTCCGGTTGAGGTTAAGTCATCCAAAAAACCTTTAAATGAGATTTCCAGCATAATCGATACGCAGCACGTTAACGCCCTTCCCCTTCTAATGGGGCAATCAGATCCGTTAAAACTTCTTACCTTAAAACCGGGCACCTACGGCACTTCTTTAAATGTAAGAGGAGGCTCAAGCGATCAGAATCTGGTTTTATTAGATGGTGTTCCTATTTACAATTACAATCATTTTACGAGTTTGTTATCTATTTTCGATTCGCAGGCCATCAAACAAATAAGTTTTTACAAAGGCGGCTTTCCGGCTCGTTACGAAGGAAGGCTATCGTCGGTCATAGATGTTAAAACAAAAGATGGCGACATGCAGTCCTACCACGGGGCTGCTAATATTGGTTTACTAACGGGTTCTGCGATGATTGAAGGACCTATCATAAAAGACAAGATGTCCTTTATGATCAGCGCAAGAAGAAGCTGGATTGATGCTTTGACCAAAGCGATTTTTGATCAGGATATTAATTTTAAATACCGGATGTATGACGCCTATTTTAAAATTAACTATTTTATTAATTCCTCCAATCGATTGTACCTTGGCGCCTATACCGGCGGAGATCTTATTCGTGTAAATTTCTTTTCTTCCGAAGCACCTCAGCTTACCTGGACCAACAAGACACTTTCTTTGCGCTGGAACAGGGTGTACAGCCCCAGACTGTTTCAGAATTCGGTTCTACTGCTAAGCAACTACAATAATCAGTTTGCCAATGCAGATGAGGATGGAACCAGAAAGTTTCGCATTACAGATATAGGTATAGAAAACAACCTGAATTATCACTGGTCGTCCTTCCTAAATAGCGCGATAGGCTTACGAATAAATATGACTAATTTTTCTAATAACACTATTGACCGTGATCAATTGATAAAGTCATTACACTTCAAAACCTATTGGGACAACGATATAACGCTGTCCGATAAAGTTCGAATAAAAGCGGGTCTTCATTATGCCACTTTTTTAACTAAAAACAAGGTTTATAATTCTTTTCAGCCCCGTACCAGTTTGGTTTATAAATACAACACTTCTAATAGTCTTTTTGCCTCCTATGCCATAATGGAGCAATTCTATCATCAAATTACCCAGAATACCTATGCCTTACCTTCAGATTTACGCATGCCAAGTACAGATCAGTTACCTCCGGAAAAGGCTTTTATCTATGAAGCAGGCTATGAAAAAACTTTAAACAAAGGATATATCCGACTACAGTTTTACGAAAAAAAAGTATCCAATATTTTAATGTATCCACCCCTTTATGATGTTTCAGATCAGGACAAAACACAATCCCCACTAATCGGTTTTGGCAATTCAAGAGGCTTGGAACTTGAATTTTCCAGGCAGTTCAAAAAGTTTGATGTACAGGCCGCGTATACCCTAAGCAAATCGACATTGCGATTCCCCACAATAAATAATGGTCAGACGTTTAATTCTCCAAACGATATAACCCATCAAATAAAAGGAGCTGTCATTTGGAATATTAATCAATCCTGGGTCCTATCCACTATGTTCAATTATAGTTCCGGTGTTTTAATCTCGGCACCAGATTCTTTTTCCTATAGCAATAAAAAAGACTCGTACCCAGTAGATCCAAACCAAAGCAATGAAATATCAAGACCTAACAACTACCGTTTACCGAGAAATTACAATGTCGATGTTGGCGTCTCAAAAACAAAGAAAACGAAATCCGGCAACCAATCCAGATTGTATTTTGGAGTTAACAATCTCGTAGGACAATCTCCACCGTTTATCATTGAAACCAGCTTAAGTAATGGCACCTTTAATTTAGAACAGGTCAGAATGTTTAAATATTTTCCTTACGTTGGATATACTTATACTTTTGGAAAGGGTAAGGAAAAATTAAACTAATTCTCGGAATCTCTGAAAAACAAGGCATAAAAAAACCGCTTCACTATATGAAACGGTCTCATCTAAATCGATCAAAGGTTATTTCCCTTTTTGCGCTTTTTCTAAGTATTCTACTTTTTCTTTTTCGGCCTGAAGCAAACGCTCATAAAGCTCTACTACTTTATCAAGAGGATTAAAAGCACAATGGTGATTTCCAAAATTATTATTTGGACTATCATTAAAAGTATTAAAATAACTGATCATAGCTTCATCTGAAAAATTTTTAATTGCTTCAACAGTAACTCCTAAGGCATTGGCTACTGCCAAAAGCTTGTCATCATCAAGTGTTTCACTGTTTTCAATGTTCGAAACCGCCTGCTGGCTTGTGCCTAAAGCCTGCGCCAATGCTTCCTGTTTCATATCACGAAGTTCACGAATACGGCTGATCTTTCGCCCTATGTGATTTGGTTTTGTTAGTGTGCTCATAATTCAAAGATAATAATTAAGTTTTATAACCAACAACAGGTAAAAAACATATACAGTAATGTGTACTACCAGTGAAAAGTAATTTGTTGTTGTTTTATTCAACAAAAATATTCTTTTTCTTACAAATTAACTCACTGTTTACTCTTTTTTTGATAGCAGCCCCCGAAATGAACCAATACATTTTCTCTACTTATAAACAAATAAACCGGACAGGTTTTAAAAACCTGTAGGATTTT
It includes:
- a CDS encoding TonB-dependent receptor, with product MLKKKITIQIENDSIGAYISTIITQGANLSLSNNKLNLSKKIKIDKGTYELGTLLNLLFASESVKFLERDDKIIIYTVLRAPAPFTISGFVYAGDSKEALPYATVRVLNTNIAVNCNDYGYYTLTLPKNKYIINASYTGFTSQTDTILVNKTIKKNFNLTMGLSLAPVEVKSSKKPLNEISSIIDTQHVNALPLLMGQSDPLKLLTLKPGTYGTSLNVRGGSSDQNLVLLDGVPIYNYNHFTSLLSIFDSQAIKQISFYKGGFPARYEGRLSSVIDVKTKDGDMQSYHGAANIGLLTGSAMIEGPIIKDKMSFMISARRSWIDALTKAIFDQDINFKYRMYDAYFKINYFINSSNRLYLGAYTGGDLIRVNFFSSEAPQLTWTNKTLSLRWNRVYSPRLFQNSVLLLSNYNNQFANADEDGTRKFRITDIGIENNLNYHWSSFLNSAIGLRINMTNFSNNTIDRDQLIKSLHFKTYWDNDITLSDKVRIKAGLHYATFLTKNKVYNSFQPRTSLVYKYNTSNSLFASYAIMEQFYHQITQNTYALPSDLRMPSTDQLPPEKAFIYEAGYEKTLNKGYIRLQFYEKKVSNILMYPPLYDVSDQDKTQSPLIGFGNSRGLELEFSRQFKKFDVQAAYTLSKSTLRFPTINNGQTFNSPNDITHQIKGAVIWNINQSWVLSTMFNYSSGVLISAPDSFSYSNKKDSYPVDPNQSNEISRPNNYRLPRNYNVDVGVSKTKKTKSGNQSRLYFGVNNLVGQSPPFIIETSLSNGTFNLEQVRMFKYFPYVGYTYTFGKGKEKLN
- a CDS encoding helix-turn-helix domain-containing protein; translation: MSTLTKPNHIGRKISRIRELRDMKQEALAQALGTSQQAVSNIENSETLDDDKLLAVANALGVTVEAIKNFSDEAMISYFNTFNDSPNNNFGNHHCAFNPLDKVVELYERLLQAEKEKVEYLEKAQKGK